The DNA sequence AGTGCGAATACCACGTATTATGCCCGCGTAGTTTCTGTATCAGCCGCCGGTGAATCATCAGGTTGCTCTGAAACTGCGTTTAAAACAGCGCCGCCTTTACCTTTAAATGATCAATGTCTTGGAGCTGTTGCTTTAACAGTAAATCCTGATCTGAATTGTGGTACTGTAACTTCCGGGTACACATTGGGGGCTACAGGTTCCGGATTGGCTGCGGCTCCATGTCATGGTGATCCTGATGATGATGTATGGTTTAAATTCGTTGCTACGAAAACAACTCAGAAAATTTCCCTTTTAAATGTTACCTCTATTGGAACAGTTGATGATGATGATATCTATTTTCAGGTATTTAGTGGGTCTTGTGGTATCTTATCAAGTATCCTGTGTTCTGATGCCACTTCGTCTTTAGTTTCAGGACTTACAGTGGGACAAACTTATTATATCAGAGTATACAGTTATTATGGAGCCGGAAGCAACCAAAGTTTTGATATTTGTGTGGGTAGTATTCCGCCTCCACCGGTAAATGATGAATGCTCCGGAGCTTTGTTGGCATCTTCTTTCCCTTACACGTATGTACAGGCCGATGGAGGGGGTGCAACGAATAACGGAGGATTTATTACAGCTTGTGATAATGGAATGAATGATGGAACATGGTTTACATTTGTCGGAGATGGTGAAACGGTTAATATTACAGTTAGCATGCCGGCAGGAAGTGATTTTGATCCTCAGATTGGTGTCTATAGTGGTACTTGCAATAGTTTATCATGTGAAAATACGGTAGATGCTATGGGGGATGGAGAGACAGAAACAATAGCCGTCCCAACAGTATTGGGAACGGTTTATTATGTGAATGTCGGACATTACAGTCAGTATACGGATGAAATGGAAGGACCTTTTACGATCAATATGTTCAAAGAAAGTTCTGACAGAAATGCTTTAGGGGTTTCTAATGCTATAGCAGGTAAAAAGAGCACTGGGGTGTATCCAAATCCGTTTACAGATGTTTTAAATATTTCAGATAGTGCAAATGTGAGATCTGTCTCAGTTTCTGATCTTTCCGGAAGATCCGTGAAAGTGATCACTCATCCTGATTCTACGATTCATTTAGGTGGTCTGAATTCAGGCATATATCTGATTACTCTTGAAATGAAGGATGGTTCTAAAAAGACCTCAAAAATAATTAAAAAGTAAAATAACTTAAATACAAAGAAAAAGGTGGCTGATTGCCACCTTTTTTATTTATTGGGAACAGGTTGTATATCTCCAGTACTCATATGTTCAAAAACAGTAGGGAAAAACATGACGAGTATAAAATAAACAATGATCATTAACGCAATTAAGGCGAAAAGAATAATTATAAAACTGCTGGGTTTGTTTTTCTTTTGTGGTTCCATGATTTTGTGGTATTGGGTTAATAGATTAATTTGATATACAATATTAAGCTAATTTCTTGCCACACTGTTTACAGTACCGTGCATCGTCGTCAATATCTTCATTTCCGCACCTTTCACAGACCATCTCCAGGTTTTGTCTTTTGTTTCGCATTTCTGCGGTTACAATTCCGGTTGGGACTGCGATAATAGAATATCCGGCAAGCATCAGGATCACTGCAAAAAACTTTCCCATCGGGGTAATAGGGGAAACATCCCCATAACCAACTGTAGTTACCGTAACTACAGCCCAGTAAATGGATTGCGGAATGGTCTCGAATCCTGTTCTTCCCCCTTCTACCATAAACATCAATGAGCCGACAATCACTGAAAAGATAATGAGAAACAGAAGGAATATATAGATTTTTCTAGAGCTGTTTTTTAGTGCACGTACAATAAGATACCCGTCATTCATAAAATCCAATAGGTTGAAGATCCTGAAAACCCTCAACATTCTAAGCATTCTGAATATCAAAAAATACTTTGTGACCGGAAAGAAAAAGCTTAAGTAAAATGGAACAAGAGCGAGGAAATCTATAATTCCAAAGAAACTGAAAATATAGTTTTTTTTATTCTTTACCACGATTATACGTGTCACATATTCAACAGAGAAAAACAAAGAGATGATCCATTCAAGAATGATAAATGTTAAATGGAACCTTCTGTCTAACTGAGGTACACTTTCCATCATGATGATCAATGTACTGACAAGGATTAAAGCGAGTAATATAATATCAAAAAGCTTGCCCAGCTTTGTGTCAGCGCGATATATAACACGATAAAGAAATTTTTTCCATAATGTATCCTCTGGGACAAGATTGTGTTCTTTTTCCATAATTTGAGTTTTTCTAATTTAAGAAATTATCCCTATTTTCGTAGCAAACATACATAATAAATGACAATAAGTGAAGTAATCTCGGAAATAGAGAAGCGTATTCCGCTACAGCAGGCAGAGGATTTTGATAATGTAGGTTTGTTGTGTGGGGTTTCTGATCGTGAGGTGAGTGGAATCCTGGTGTGCCACGATGCTTTGGAAAATGTTGTTGAAGAAGCTATTCAGAAAGGACTAAATTTTATTGTGTGTTTTCATCCTATTATTTTTTCGGGGCTAAAATCTTTAACCGGAAAGAACTATGTGGAAAGAGCGGTTCTAAAAGCGGTTGAAAATAAAATTGCCATCTATGCAATCCATACAGCCTTTGATAATGATTTCTTTGGAGTAAATGCAGGAATATGTGATCATTTGGGCTTAAAGAATGTGAAAATCCTTCAACCTAAGAAAAATAATTTGAAGCAGCTTACCGTATATGTTCCGAAAGACTATTCAGAGCAGGTGAAGGAATCTCTTTTTTCTGCGGGAGCAGGAAATATAGGTTTTTATGATGAATGTAGCTTCAGTATCAATGGCGCTGGAACGTTCAGACCTGTTGAAGGTTCTAATCCATTTTCAGGACAGAAAGACATCAGAGAAAACACGGATGAAAATATGATCTCTGTGATTTTTGAAGGCTATAAACAATCGCAGATTATTTCTGCTATGAAATCTTCACATCCCTATGAAGAAGTTGCTTATCAGATTTACAGTTTGGATAATGAAAATCAATATTCAGGATTGGGAATGTATGGTGAGTTGGAAGAGGAAGTGAGTGAAGAGTATTTTTTACGATTTGTTAAAGAAAAGTTCAATCTTGAAGTGATCAGGCATTCAGGATTGAATCATAAGAAAATCAAGAGAGTAGGTGTTTTAGGAGGTTCCGGAGCTAGTGGAATAAAATCAGCATTATCCAAAAAATGTGATGCCTACCTGACAGGAGACATTAAATATCACGACTTTTTTTTAGCGGAATCTAAAATGTTAATTTGTGATATAGGGCATTATGAATCAGAACAATGGGTTGTAAAACAATTATTTGAAATTTTGTCACAAAAATTTAGTACATTTGCAATCTCAAAATCCAACGAAAAAACAAACCCAGTAAATTATTTCCTTTAGATATGGCAAAAACCAACGATATTTCAGTTGAAGAGAAATTAAGAGCTTTATACGATTTACAAATCATAGATTCAAGATTGGATGAAATCCGAAATACAAGAGGAGAATTGCCAATTGAGGTTGAAGATCTGGAAATCGAAATTGAAGGGCTTGAAAAAAGAGCTGAAAAATTTCATGCAGAGATCAAAGATCAGGACGATCAGATCAAAACAAAGCATGAAGTAATTAACCATGCAAAAACTCTAATTGAGAAATACAAATCTCAACAAGATAACGTAAGAAACAATAAAGAGTTTGAAGCTTTAGGTAAGGAGATTGAATTCCAAGATCTTGAAATCCAACTTGCGGAAAAAAGAATTAAAGAATTTGGTATCAAAATCACACATAAAAATGAAACCGTAGAAGAGTTGAATGCGAAAATCAACGATCTTAAAAATCACTTAAAATTCAAAAAAGAAGAATTGGAAGGATTGGTTTCTGAAACACAGAAAGAAGAAGATTATTTGCTAGAGCAATCAAAAGAATTTGCAGGTAAAATTGACGAAAGATTACTTGCTTCTTACAACAGAATCAGAACCAACTCAATCAATGGTTTAGCGGTTGTAGGATTAGAAAGAGGAGCTCCAAAAGGATCATTCTTTACCATCCCACCACAAAAGCAGATGGAAATTGCTCAAAGAAAGAAAATTATTATCGATGAGCATTCTGGAAAAATCTTAGTGGATGACGAATTGGTAATGGAAGAAAATGAAAGAATGAAATCTGTGATTAAATTTTAATTACCGTTTTTTTTAAATATAAAAGCTGTTTCAGAAATGAAACAGCTTTTTTGTTTTATATATCTACATCTTGTTTTGCTCAGGGGAATCTCTATAAGCTATATAAAGGCAGGAATTTGGATTTCTACGGAATGACGGGTGCCATGATTATCATTGAAATCAGATCTGCAAAATCTGCGAGAAGATATTTTTAGCCAAAAAAAAGCCGCTCCATAAAGCGGCTTATATTTTTTATTCATGATGCTCATACATTTTATTGTATAAGTCAATGAACTTTTCCTTAATAGCTTTTCTCTTTAGTTTTAGAGTAGGAGTCAGAAGACCTGCATCTATGCTCCAAACTTCCGGAGTAAGTTCAATTCTTTTAATTTTTTCCCAATTTCCTAGGTGTTCATTAATCCCATCAAATTCTTTTTCTATTCTTTCCTTTAATTCTTGGCTTTTAGCTATCTCCTGTGGAGTAGAACCAATATTTAAATTATTTCGCATCGCC is a window from the Chryseobacterium sp. T16E-39 genome containing:
- a CDS encoding T9SS type A sorting domain-containing protein, with amino-acid sequence MKKILLSCLLTLSMALNAQINLGTGSTDVGAAPISTYYGYSYVQQIFSKQEINTNAAGDITGLTFYSNPTLSMTHSSDWVVYLGLTTKSNFSSESDWIPVADLTQVYAGTVANVGGVVNVTFATPFPYNNIDNLVVAVDENSPDYDDNGDEIMYVYPSTSNSTLYFRNDGTNPNPSFPPVGHLESYKSVITINGLIKKPIPVCPLITYPTNNAAYIPLLPTILWNPVTGATSYKISIGTTPGGTDIVNQQSVTVGNFVLPSLLSANTTYYARVVSVSAAGESSGCSETAFKTAPPLPLNDQCLGAVALTVNPDLNCGTVTSGYTLGATGSGLAAAPCHGDPDDDVWFKFVATKTTQKISLLNVTSIGTVDDDDIYFQVFSGSCGILSSILCSDATSSLVSGLTVGQTYYIRVYSYYGAGSNQSFDICVGSIPPPPVNDECSGALLASSFPYTYVQADGGGATNNGGFITACDNGMNDGTWFTFVGDGETVNITVSMPAGSDFDPQIGVYSGTCNSLSCENTVDAMGDGETETIAVPTVLGTVYYVNVGHYSQYTDEMEGPFTINMFKESSDRNALGVSNAIAGKKSTGVYPNPFTDVLNISDSANVRSVSVSDLSGRSVKVITHPDSTIHLGGLNSGIYLITLEMKDGSKKTSKIIKK
- a CDS encoding Nif3-like dinuclear metal center hexameric protein, which encodes MTISEVISEIEKRIPLQQAEDFDNVGLLCGVSDREVSGILVCHDALENVVEEAIQKGLNFIVCFHPIIFSGLKSLTGKNYVERAVLKAVENKIAIYAIHTAFDNDFFGVNAGICDHLGLKNVKILQPKKNNLKQLTVYVPKDYSEQVKESLFSAGAGNIGFYDECSFSINGAGTFRPVEGSNPFSGQKDIRENTDENMISVIFEGYKQSQIISAMKSSHPYEEVAYQIYSLDNENQYSGLGMYGELEEEVSEEYFLRFVKEKFNLEVIRHSGLNHKKIKRVGVLGGSGASGIKSALSKKCDAYLTGDIKYHDFFLAESKMLICDIGHYESEQWVVKQLFEILSQKFSTFAISKSNEKTNPVNYFL
- a CDS encoding zinc ribbon domain-containing protein, producing the protein MAKTNDISVEEKLRALYDLQIIDSRLDEIRNTRGELPIEVEDLEIEIEGLEKRAEKFHAEIKDQDDQIKTKHEVINHAKTLIEKYKSQQDNVRNNKEFEALGKEIEFQDLEIQLAEKRIKEFGIKITHKNETVEELNAKINDLKNHLKFKKEELEGLVSETQKEEDYLLEQSKEFAGKIDERLLASYNRIRTNSINGLAVVGLERGAPKGSFFTIPPQKQMEIAQRKKIIIDEHSGKILVDDELVMEENERMKSVIKF
- a CDS encoding ion transporter, coding for MEKEHNLVPEDTLWKKFLYRVIYRADTKLGKLFDIILLALILVSTLIIMMESVPQLDRRFHLTFIILEWIISLFFSVEYVTRIIVVKNKKNYIFSFFGIIDFLALVPFYLSFFFPVTKYFLIFRMLRMLRVFRIFNLLDFMNDGYLIVRALKNSSRKIYIFLLFLIIFSVIVGSLMFMVEGGRTGFETIPQSIYWAVVTVTTVGYGDVSPITPMGKFFAVILMLAGYSIIAVPTGIVTAEMRNKRQNLEMVCERCGNEDIDDDARYCKQCGKKLA